The following proteins are co-located in the Lacticaseibacillus paracasei subsp. paracasei genome:
- a CDS encoding ABC transporter ATP-binding protein, whose product MIDLRHVNKSYLQGDTAFPVLKDINLHIDEGEFVAIMGPSGSGKTTLINIIGFLDTAFEGDYLFQNENVAAFNRATASKMRNQHVGFVFQNFSLINNLNIFENVLIPLSYGGNRRSDVKEKITELLHSVGLVDVETKLPRNLSGGQQQRVAIARALANSPQFLIADEPTGALDSHTSAEIMRLFKTLHQQGVTIIMVTHDEHVALQSDRMIKVLDGQIISDTEVSHANN is encoded by the coding sequence TCAACAAAAGCTATCTGCAAGGCGACACAGCCTTCCCAGTGCTTAAAGATATCAACTTACACATTGATGAAGGCGAGTTCGTCGCAATTATGGGCCCGTCTGGCTCTGGCAAAACCACATTAATCAATATTATTGGCTTCCTTGATACAGCTTTTGAGGGCGACTACCTTTTTCAAAACGAAAATGTCGCCGCCTTTAATCGCGCCACTGCGTCAAAAATGCGAAATCAGCATGTCGGCTTTGTCTTTCAAAATTTCAGCCTAATCAATAACTTAAACATTTTTGAAAATGTTCTTATTCCTCTGAGTTATGGTGGCAATCGACGAAGTGATGTTAAAGAAAAAATCACTGAGTTGCTGCATTCTGTTGGCCTAGTCGATGTTGAAACGAAATTACCGCGCAATTTATCTGGCGGTCAGCAGCAGCGGGTGGCAATCGCTCGTGCCCTTGCAAATTCGCCGCAATTCTTAATTGCCGATGAACCGACCGGCGCCTTAGACAGCCATACTTCGGCAGAGATCATGCGACTCTTTAAAACACTCCATCAACAAGGCGTGACCATCATTATGGTGACGCATGATGAACACGTGGCGCTACAAAGTGATCGCATGATTAAAGTATTAGACGGGCAGATCATCAGTGACACGGAGGTTAGCCATGCGAATAACTGA